One genomic window of Biomphalaria glabrata chromosome 9, xgBioGlab47.1, whole genome shotgun sequence includes the following:
- the LOC106052493 gene encoding uncharacterized protein LOC106052493, whose translation MNSSDLLCQVALCKAVVTSLVMASDVASDDQRRLSQIILDLVINFSVCFFGIFSNTIVIVVFTKQGFKDSTAISMTTVSLWDLVKCVAGFLQRLEGPLELVSLALAYSWTNVSLVVCNYLVSFSCYVTSVLAAYVAVERCLCVIIPLKVKWLLTPKVALVICVTISVVVFGCFVIIFGIYDVFLTFDSHFNTTVAIFKYNSFSNNNVALFGYYNMSGTLWPMVSLVVIIISTVIISYKLKKAAEFRYRTKTITRSSMKTKTHQNLQTFQVKDNPQTMEKSDKTQGISKRDQQVIKMLLVVIVIYMVNLFPRVANYLGKFIVFDYYYLRRYHNLFSIMGYTVFVFDYVNGAVNLIIFYFMSSSFRETTRSLFGCRTNP comes from the coding sequence ATGAATTCCAGTGATCTGTTGTGTCAGGTCGCTCTGTGCAAGGCTGTGGTCACTAGTCTTGTCATGGCTTCTGATGTAGCCAGCGATGACCAGAGGAGACTTTCGCAGATCATCTTAGACTTGGTCATcaatttttctgtttgttttttcgGCATCTTCAGCAACACCATTGTCAttgttgtgtttactaagcaaGGGTTCAAGGACAGCACCGCCATCTCCATGACGACCGTCTCGCTGTGGGACCTGGTCAAGTGCGTGGCTGGATTCCTGCAAAGGCTGGAGGGACCTTTAGAGTTGGTGTCCTTGGCCTTGGCTTACAGTTGGACCAACGTCTCCCTTGTCGTCTGCAACTACCTGGTGTCCTTCTCGTGTTACGTCACAAGTGTTCTGGCAGCGTACGTGGCGGTGGAGAGGTGCCTCTGCGTCATCATCCCGCTCAAGGTCAAGTGGCTGCTGACACCTAAAGTTGCGCTAGTCATCTGCGTCACAATTTCCGTTGTGGTTTTTGGCTGCTTCGTCATCATCTTCGGCATCTATGACGTCTTCCTGACGTTTGACTCTCACTTCAACACCACCGTGGCtattttcaagtacaacagcTTCTCCAACAACAACGTTGCTCTGTTCGGCTACTACAACATGTCCGGCACTCTCTGGCCAATGGTCAGTCTCGTTGTTATTATCATCTCTACCGTCATCATCTCCTACAAGCTGAAAAAGGCAGCCGAGTTCCGGTACAGAACCAAAACCATCACAAGAAGTTCAATGAAGACCAAAACTCATCAGAACTTGCAAACCTTTCAAGTTAAAGACAATCCTCAAACAATGGAAAAGTCTGACAAGACTCAGGGAATCTCAAAACGAGATCAACAGGTCATCAAAATGTTGCTAGTGGTGATTGTCATCTACATGGTGAACCTCTTTCCAAGGGTTGCAAACTACTTAGGCAAATTCATCGTCTTCGACTACTACTACCTGCGGCGATACCACAACCTGTTCTCTATAATGGGCTATACTGTTTTCGTATTCGATTACGTCAACGGAGCTGTCAATTTGATTATCTTTTACTTCATGAGTTCAAGTTTCAGAGAGACGACCAGAAGTTTGTTTGGATGTCGCACTAACCCTTAG
- the LOC106051794 gene encoding uncharacterized protein LOC106051794, with product MNASNLTCQFERCTALIPGVVAASDGATDDQRRAAQIVLEFVISFSVCFFGIFSNTVVIVVFIKQGFRDSTAISMTTVSLWDLVKCVAGFMQRLEGPLELVSLALAYSWTNVSLAVCNYLVSFSCYVTSVLAAYVAVERCLCVIIPLKVKWLLTPKVALASCISISIVVFGCFVVIFGIYDVHLIFDPHFNTTVAIIKYNSFSNDNVALFGYYNMSGTLWPMVSLVVIIISTVIISYKLKKAAEFRYRTKTITRSSMKTKSNQNLQTFQVKDNPQSMEKSDKTQGISKRDQQVIKMLLVVIVFYMVNLFPRVGNYLAKFIVFDYYYLRRYNNLFSIIAYTVFVFDYVNGAVNVIIFYFMSSSFRETTRSLFGCRTNT from the coding sequence ATGAATGCCAGTAATTTGACTTGTCAGTTCGAGCGATGCACTGCCTTGATTCCTGGTGTAGTGGCGGCGTCAGATGGCGCCACCGATGACCAAAGAAGGGCGGCACAGATCGTCTTGGAGTTCGTGATCTCCTTCTCAGTCTGTTTCTTTGGCATCTTCAGCAACACCGTGGTCATCGTGGTGTTCATAAAGCAAGGGTTCAGGGACAGCACCGCCATCTCCATGACGACCGTCTCGCTGTGGGACCTGGTCAAGTGTGTGGCTGGATTCATGCAAAGGCTGGAGGGACCTTTAGAGTTGGTGTCCTTGGCCTTGGCTTACAGTTGGACCAACGTCTCCCTTGCCGTCTGCAACTACCTGGTGTCCTTCTCATGTTACGTCACAAGCGTCCTGGCAGCGTACGTGGCGGTTGAGAGGTGCCTCTGCGTCATCATCCCACTCAAGGTCAAGTGGCTGCTGACACCTAAAGTTGCGCTAGCCAGTTGCATATCTATCTCCATTGTGGTCTTCGGCTGCTTCGTGGTCATCTTCGGCATCTATGACGTCCACTTGATTTTTGACCCTCACTTCAACACCACCGTGGCCATCATAAAATACAACTCTTTCTCCAACGACAACGTGGCTCTGTTCGGCTACTACAACATGTCCGGCACTCTCTGGCCAATGGTCAGTCTCGTTGTTATTATCATCTCTACCGTCATCATCTCCTACAAGCTGAAAAAGGCAGCTGAGTTCCGGTACAGAACCAAGACCATCACAAGAAGTTCAATGAAGACTAAATCAAATCAGAACTTGCAAACCTTTCAAGTTAAAGACAATCCTCAATCAATGGAAAAGTCTGACAAGACTCAGGGAATCTCAAAACGAGACCAACAGGTCATCAAAATGCTTCTAGTGGTGATCGTATTTTACATGGTGAACCTCTTTCCCAGAGTGGGGAACTATTTAGCCAAGTTCATCGTCTTCGATTACTACTACCTGCGGCGATACAATAACCTTTTCTCTATAATAGCATACACGGTTTTCGTATTCGATTACGTCAACGGAGCTGTCAACGTGATTATCTTTTACTTTATGAGTTCAAGTTTCAGAGAGACGACCAGAAGTTTATTTGGATGTCGCACTAACACTTAA